The genomic region TGGCTGAGCCCACAAAAGGCCACGCCCCCTCATCCTTTGTATACAGAagatcaaaatgtttttttctcatctctgggagaagaagaagaggcagcAAAGGTAAGAGAGCTTTAATTtcaatgtctgtttttaaatgttggttAAAGTCAGTGAGACTGAACCAGGTTACGCTCACTTGACCTGTCATCACGTTAGCTGTGGATATTTCATcttaaacttaaactgtgatgttttttatgCTGAATGTGTTTTCACGTGACAGCGATGTTCGCAATCCGCTGTGCAAATGCAACATGGAATGTTAAGTATTAACTTAAATCTAAGGTTTCTTAAGAACGTGCTCcgtgtctttatctcactgtttgacagacgtttgtaaaaccactcactctctcttttttttctctgctgttaaTGCTGTAACATACTGTCACgatgtgattgtttgtttttcatggaaATGCAGTTGGCGACACTTGGCGCCGGCCGGGTTTCCTCTCCGCAGGAGAAGATGATCTCCTGGATCCTGCTGCTCGTCCTGCTGAGTCCGTGTGTCCGTGGTCAGTTCCCACACTCACTGTCTTTATTCACTTAAATGAACTAAACCTGACGACGTAGTaatgtctctgtctcctcagcaggtgtgtttgtggtgaACGTGTCTCAGGTATACTATCAGGCAGAGGAGAAGGACAACGTCACACTGGAGTGGACGTTCACAACCAAACCCAACAGCGCTCCCCGGGTCCTGTACGTCGTCTGTTCCCTGAGAAGTGAACACAAAGTACTTTATCACCTGCACGAGGGCGTTGAGGTCTCAGACACTCAGGACGAGCAGTTCTCAGGACGAGTCCGGTGTGAACGAGGCGTCCTCCGCGAAGGACGGATCAGACTCCGCATGTCCACACTCAGGACCAACGACTCGGGCATGTACCTTTGTCGTGTGTGGACGGATTACGGCCGCGGGTCTGAAGGATGTCGACTCAACGTCACAGGTGAGGCGATTCAGTCAAAGTCAGTCAGacatactgttgttgttttgttgactcTTGTCCCGCGTCGGTCCAGCAGCTGTGGACGAGTCTGAGCCTCAGAGACCCACAGAGACACCTCCACCCAGGAGTCGCAGGAACATCGGCCTCTACATTGCTCTGGGTTTCGTGGTAACAGGAgctgcagcagtaacatcagatCTCCTGGTTCTTTGTTCTGTTCTACGATCCAACTTCAGTCCTGGTTTTATCAAATCTGCCAAAAAAGATGAAGACATCAACGTGAACCAGTGAAAACATCTGATCCATGATGCTGTTTTTCCCCTAATGTCTCATACATGACTTTCTATGGAGAAGATCAATGACTTTCTATACAGAAGATCAATGACTGTATGTACAAAAGATCAATGACTTTATATAGAAGATCaatgactgtatatacaaaAGATCAATGACTAAATATCGAAGATCAATGTCTTCATATACAAGATCaatgactgtatatacaaaAGATCAATTACTTGATATAGAAGATCAATTACTTTATATACAGAAGATCAATGACTGTATATAGAAGGTcaatgtatttacagtatatagaagatcaatgactgtatatacaaaAGATCAACTTCTTGATATAGATCAATGACTTTATATACAGAAGATCACTGGCTTTATATACAGAAGATCAATGGCTTTATGTACAGAAGATCAATGGCTTTATATACAGAAGATCAATGACTTTATATACAAAAGATCAATGGCTTCATATACAGAAGATCAATGGCTTTATATACAGAAGATCAATGGCTTTATATACAAAAGATCAACTTCTTGATATAGATCAATGACTGTATATACAGAAGATCAATGTCTTTACAGTATATAGAAGAtcaatgactgtatataaaaagatCAATGACTTTATATACAAAGATCAATGGCTTCATATACAGAAGATCAATGGCTTTATATACAGAAGATCAATGACTTTTATATACAGAAGATCAATGGCTTTATATACAAAGATCAACTTCTTGATATAGATCAATGACTGTATATACAGAAGATCAATGTCTTTACAGTATATAGAAGATCaatgactgtatatacaaaAGATCAATGACTTTATATACAGAAGATCAATGACTTTATATACAGAAGATCAATGGCTTTATATACAGAAGATCAATGACTTTATATACAGAAGATCAATGGCaatgactgtatatacaaaAGATCAATGGTTTTATATACAGAAGATCAATGACTGTATATACAGAAGATCAATGACTGTATATATTGAAGACCAATGACTGTATATACAGAAGATcaatgactgtatatatagaaGATCAATGACTGTATATACAGAAGATCACTTACTGATCACTGACGGAAGTTCAGAGATTCTATAAACAAAAGATCATTTATCGTATATAGAGATTATTGAATGTATATATAGATGACTTGGCTTCACTTCATTGGCCCGTTGGTTACTGCAGCTTCCCCTGATGTTGCTGGACACGCCCCTTGCAATGATTACGGGTCCACTCACTCTAGAGTTCAGTTTTACTTTGACTTACAATCAAGATGACTAACCCTTGGTTCAACTTCTAGAAACTCCTCCtctttttgttacatttatttattttatttttggtctgGTGTAAAAGGGACTTGTACCCAGAGAGTTTCTGGTTCAAATcctgacaggtcaagggctAGGTACCCAATTCCCACTGCACTCTATGGACTGGGTTAACTGAACATGCTTATATTTGTACTGAATTATTTTCCGTTACCATTAAACGACCTTTTAAATTTGTCACCTCTTTCCCTCTGGTGTTGATGTTTATGCAGATGACCAACGACTACATAAAGACAATGATTACATATGCATGTACAGTTGAGGACGTAGTTATTAGCCACATGATAGGTGTAGCGgtgcagcaagaagaccggggtttgtgacccggtcatAACAAAGGTTTTTCTACATAAAGTTTGTATGTTCTCGccgtgtgtggcttttctccgggttcaccagtttcctcccacagtccaaaaatatgtaGATTTGGGAGATTTggcaaattagacactctaattGGACTGGTGATGTCTCAAGGGTGGGTCTGGATTGGTACCAGCGCCCACCCGTGACCGtcctgtggaggacaaagctctagaaaatggatggatggtaaaTACAGAGGATCAGTGTATATGCAGACGACCACTGAGTGAATATACATATCATCAAAGACTGTATGCAATGTCCTATCTGGTAGCATCCATCTGCTACCaccttttcctccacatgagggtcgcgggggctgtgccaatctttgctgacatagggcgaggggcggggtcacaccctggacagttcaccagtccatcacagggactgaattaaaaaaaagtgtcctgTACGTGAAAACAAAGTTGTTTATGGTTCATGGACCGTGTAACCAGTAAAGTAAGGTCTGATGCCaacaacagttttaaaaagcaacaaccAGTAGGCTCCTCCCATTGTCCTCGGCTATTGTATGTTATTGATGGCTGTGATTGTTGTTGGCGCCCAATTGAATCAGTATTGCATCGTTGACACTGGTCGTGTAACTCACTGGAAACTTTTTGACGTAAACTTTCAACGACATATTCTTTTCCACACGCTAAACATCGCAGAACTTTACAGAAAGAAAACTCACACGTTTTCCATCAGAGATATAGTTGTAGAACTTTTGTTGGCCCGAGACCAGTTTTAGGGAGTGACACTTGGCATCAGTGGTGTTGTTTGACTGCATGCATGTGTTCATAGTTCCAAATCCGATCATCAGTTTCTTTTCCCATCCCAGCTCAGACAAAGTTTCCTTCTTTGAATTTCACCTACGTCACATTCATTAAGTAGAAATAAAGTATCCTTATTCAATGATGAAGTGACATGTGTAGAGTggaccactcacacacacacacacacacacacacacatatatatgatatgatatatatatataaattccACATTTGGGTGGTCTTGTGTGTCCTTCACCCTCGGATCCTGGGAGCCTGAGCGTTCTGTGAAGTATCTTATCTGTTCACAGGAATATATTCTTCTGGACACAGCATTCCCAGAATAGTTGTTCGTGGGATTTGTTGGTTTTACGGCCTCTAGTgttcaccaccatcaccactgTCCTCTTCCGCTGATTATCGATGACCACGATGTCagatggattggccaccactgGTTTTGTCCACCTGGATCTGGAAACCCCACCGTATCCCCACCTACAGAAACTCTGAGAACacctttcattttcctttaaagATTCCAGCCCTCTGTAGCCTCACAGTTTGATAGCATTGTTGGCGCAGTGGTTTGCGCTCTTTGCCTTTGTAGCAacaagacccgggttcgagccccgtttggaacaagggtctttctgcactTTCTGTACGTTCTCCCCGTATGtctctccggtttcctcccacagtccaaagacatgcaacatggggattgaggtaaactggacactctaaattcactgtaggtgtgacagtgaatggttgtttgtctctatatgtgtcaaTGGATACAGTGGTAGTAAATAGATGGATGAAATTGTGGTCCATCTGAGTTTGAATGGTCCTGATGTCGCTGCTTGTCCTTCCATGTTTGACcctctggctcctcctctctgcaggtGTATTCGTGGGTGTTAGTTGAAGTTGACGTTAAGTTTAAggtaactttatttttatatttaatattaaggACAGTGGCTCTGACAGAAACCCTGAACTCTCACATGGTGTGAAGAAACCggatcacacagagagagagatcaccTGGCACTGTGGGttttacaagaaaacaaaatgtggagTTAAATTAACTTTCGTTTCTCGGCAGGAGGGCGAAATCTGATAATGTTTCATGTAAGTGCTAACCAAACCAGTCTAACCGGGACGACCGCGTCTGTCTGTCAGCACCAGGTCAGGTAAACAGGCGTGGGGTGAGTACACAGTATATATCTTGAGTCTCACCCAAACGGGTTTTACTCAGACTTGAATCATCATCTGTTCAGGTAACAgctttgaatttattttttaaaactacgtttgtttgtttgtcattgtgttaGGCAGAGCAACAGAGCAAAATAATATTACAGAAAGTATAGGTCTAAATAGAATGTTATTGCTTATTTACACTTTGTTccgtgttgtttttctgccttATTTGATGTCTATGTGACACAGTTTATAGCCTTAAACTCCAGTTTTTAACATAAAAGTTTtcgactttctttttttctctctcttcaaacttaaataaaaacctaaaaaccCACCTTTTTAAGAAAGCTTTTTTAGTTTCATTGGAGACGTTCTCTCTCcaattatttctattattttttaatttttttatgtagcactttgagattgTTAGTTCAatataaatgcattattattattattattattattattattattattattattattgtaaacacaataatataaacttaatttGTAAAGCAGCTTTCGTACAAGGAccgcagctcaaagtgcttcacagtaaaaagaaaatgcatcatttaaaaagcaaacacaacacgGGGTGGAATGAAGAGGAAAAGTCtgaagtaaaaagtaaaaaacccGCTTTTAACTtcaactttttaaataaaacaaataaaacgaAAGAAGAGCGTGAGTGAGATAAAAGCCAAGTTTTAAGAAGcgatttaaaagatgacactgaTTTAGCAAGCCTGATTCATCTAAACCTAATCCtgacacaaaatgtttttgtgtcagtttaACAAAATGTCACTCACACGTAACGTTTTGTGCTTCGTGACGTTACCAAGTAAAGACTTAAGTAAGATTTTGACAAGGCAACTGCAAGACACTGTTTTGTGTCAGGTTGTTATCAAATGATCGGAAAACCGGAACGCTGACATTCCGAACGTGTCTTTGTAGATTAGATTTTGGTAAGAGGACAGTTTCCTCccgctggagcagcagcagcagctgacctGGCTCCTCCTGTGGTTTGGGTCATGTGACTGTCTGAGGATCATCATCCTTTGACATGAGAACATTTTTTGTGCAAATTTTATGCAAATTGAAATTGATCCATTTTATCCAGTTTCTGTGAACCTGACAAACACTTTGACATAATTCCCTAAACTGcacaacaaacatttcaagtttaaaggataaaaaaacatgacGATAATCTTGTGGATGTAACGTCTAGGGATCAGGTCAGTCAGCTGAggcgggtcaaaggtcactgggACAACTGGGAAGATGGGACCTCAAATGATGCTGCTCCTCATCCTGTCACATATCTGTGGTTAGTTCACACTTTCATCTCCTAAAATAAAGGTCATTagtcctctctgtgtcctcactgtgtcctctctgtgtcctcagcgGGGACATTTGTAGTCAACGTGTCTCAGAAACACTATAATGTACGGGAGGACGACGACATCACGCTGGAGTGGAGATTCACGCGTGAATCTGACGGCGCCACTCTCGTCATCTGCGACGTGTTCGGCAACCGCGGCGATGTAAAGACCCTCTACTACCTCCACCGTGGCGAGGAGCAGCCGGACTCTCAGGACGAGCAGTTCTCAGGACGGGTGCGGTGTGATAGAAACTGCCTCCGGGAGGGACGCGTGACTCTCCACCTGTCCAGAGTCACGCTCAACGACTCGGGCACGTACGCGTGCGAGGTCCACGTCGGCCGCCACGCCGACTTTGCCAGATGTGAAGTCAACGTCAGCGGTGAGTTCAGAGTCTGAGAGAGATCCGATTACGTCTGTCGTGAAATTTGACCGACCGGCCGAGAAAGACAAAATATACCGATCGCACGTCTCCGTCTTCTCCTGCTTCTACGGTAATATCTCTAAACAATGCTCTAGAATAATGTTCCTcttactttatttatgtttttcttgcATATTCTTATAAAACGTCATTTTGTGTACCGGGCAAGGAACCACATGTGGTACCTTCTTCTTTTTACCGCGTGGAATATCTCAGAAACAGGCCAATTTATGCAACCAGCGCATCCACACGGGTTATATCTCAGTTGTATCTGCGACGTGACACATAAACACCGTGAGAATGTTCAAACAATAGTGATTATGCAgcttaaaaacaggaaaccgCAAGTTtgtgaaccgctcactctcccacaccaaagcccatagagaaaatcagtgattttagctcacgtggacacaggagctgctggtctactgctgcctcgtgtggtcactctgtgtcactgacgtaaatctgagcaaaggttttcaaaagccgaagtgataaaataagacatttgaacttagtgatggaggcagcagtggatcaacaactcctgtgtgctgtgatgttaaaatcactgattttctctatggtctttggtgtgggagagtgagttttattttgaaaaacaaatgaacgaATGACACACGGAttattaaatgtcttttttttgtcctttcacAGCAGCGACTGATCGTCCCAAAGCTCAGGCGACGACGCTGAGGCCACGCCCAGACAGTGAGGGCAGGCTCGGCGTCTACATCA from Solea senegalensis isolate Sse05_10M linkage group LG6, IFAPA_SoseM_1, whole genome shotgun sequence harbors:
- the LOC122771376 gene encoding uncharacterized protein LOC122771376 isoform X2; its protein translation is MISWILLLVLLSPCVRGVFVVNVSQVYYQAEEKDNVTLEWTFTTKPNSAPRVLYVVCSLRSEHKVLYHLHEGVEVSDTQDEQFSGRVRCERGVLREGRIRLRMSTLRTNDSGMYLCRVWTDYGRGSEGCRLNVTAVDESEPQRPTETPPPRSRRNIGLYIALGFVVTGAAAVTSDLLVLCSVLRSNFSPGFIKSAKKDEDINVNQ
- the LOC122771376 gene encoding uncharacterized protein LOC122771376 isoform X1 produces the protein MISWILLLVLLSPCVRAGVFVVNVSQVYYQAEEKDNVTLEWTFTTKPNSAPRVLYVVCSLRSEHKVLYHLHEGVEVSDTQDEQFSGRVRCERGVLREGRIRLRMSTLRTNDSGMYLCRVWTDYGRGSEGCRLNVTAVDESEPQRPTETPPPRSRRNIGLYIALGFVVTGAAAVTSDLLVLCSVLRSNFSPGFIKSAKKDEDINVNQ
- the LOC122770617 gene encoding uncharacterized protein LOC122770617 encodes the protein MGPQMMLLLILSHICAGTFVVNVSQKHYNVREDDDITLEWRFTRESDGATLVICDVFGNRGDVKTLYYLHRGEEQPDSQDEQFSGRVRCDRNCLREGRVTLHLSRVTLNDSGTYACEVHVGRHADFARCEVNVSAATDRPKAQATTLRPRPDSEGRLGVYITLVAVVTLVIVASVGGALVCHCHRASWHKVRSASECEKSSFPEKRALSDSLVCNPLPLLPHSLNII